Genomic segment of Citrus sinensis cultivar Valencia sweet orange chromosome 7, DVS_A1.0, whole genome shotgun sequence:
aacaatttagaCAAGAGTGACATAACTATTAttgacaaaatttatgtttaacaggattagcaaatttgacaaaCCTGCAAGTGTTGGATTTAAGCGATAACCAAAATTTGACAACGTTAGGTAAGCCACTGAATCTGAGATAAGAagcaaattaagaattaatatTCATCAAATGTGCAGATCACATACAATGTctttaaatgtaatattttcattttttatcagCTAGAATTCGCAGATTTGCCAAACTTGAAAATATTGAATCTTCGTGATTGTGGGATAACCACAACtcaatgtaaaatttttaaataaatgtaggCAGTTATTTTTCGTTGAAACGTGacaattttttatacttaCATTAATGATTTATACCCTCAATTTCTAGCAATGTTGATGCGGGATTCTGGTTCTCCTCGTTatacgaccaggatctctgctcgatcaactttttcacgaccaggaggtctcctcaTAAGGCTTTTTCTCCAGATGTCCCTGcacacacagacaagtcagagtacgccggttgttttcccggcgcaaaccctccgacgctcaagtcagatatgaaggttcggggaacgcttgccacagatCTTATGGCTCTTTAGTGGTTTTCTCTTCCtttcaattttctctctaatctcaaaaatgctaacccttttaccttcgttggctacctttttataggcttcctctgaatcccagttttccGCTCCTTTCGAGACAGCATGGGACTctgactgctgcgttatgggcaaacgtgggatcttgcgtgttacgccacggttctgtgagatcttgcgtgttacgccacggtgcagaggaaagcgtggctgtcgtggttctgtgagatcttgcgtgttacgccacggcgcagaggaaagcgtggctgcggtgcctagattctcgggctggagagcatgtcttgccaactgccgtcgactgGGTCTCCTCTCCTCtcgacctctagccggaatggccttatgccACTTACAGGAAATTGGCTTCGCGGATGGGTGCTCGTGTGCGAGCAGGATACTCCTGCTCCTGTTTTCCCGCGCACCAGGCTTTTATGGAGCACATCGGCTCGCAGAACTTTGCCACCAGATATCTGCTCACCACgcctggtctcgtcgacgtatttctcccaaacaccggtcccccagtttctggtgttgggcaatgtagtggaccagcagtagaaactTTGACAGTAACCGCTCGCGTGGGATTGGAAGAGGCTGCCAAGAGTCatgtcgcatttaattgcggacgaggtgacgtggcagaaatccccccctccatttgaatttcaaactgACGGTTATGAGATCCTCGGGATTCGGCGCTGTTAAATGCTGGCAACCCAAGAGTCCGTCCTCTTTAGGAAAGCCGAACCCTCTCGAACGGCATATTCATCGTTCACACCCTTCACTCCGTCTCCGTCTCTGTCTCTCCGGCAAAGAAGTTCCGGCGTAAAAGCCCCCATCCTTGCTTTTCTCCGATTGAAGCAGTACTTCAGGTATTACTTCTCTTTCCTCGGTCTCGGATAGTTAGTAGATAACTTCCCcttttcctctctttttttttttttgtttgggtaGCGGTTATTTGGTGTTGTGGTTAGAGCTTAGGGAATGTCGAAAGGCAAAGAGAAAGTCATTGAGGTCGGTGACGACGAGTTGGACTTCCTGCCTAGTCTGCTCACCGATCCTGCTTTTGACCCCGGGATTCCCTTAGAGCCCACTAGGTCTAGTGTCGGGACTAGTGCTAGGAGGATGTCTCCCCAAACAACCTCCACGAGCGGAAGTGATGGTGAGGAGAGATCTTCTGGCTCTGAGGATACTTCGAGTGAGAGTGGCGAGGGTGACTCTGGTGAGGTGTCTCCATCCGGAGCGTCACGACCAGAGGGACGGGGTACAGTAGGGGGTAGAGTCTTGTCGCGTGATTATGCCATCGACTATATGGCGTGCACGACCACGTTTGACGAACTCGCTGACCTGCGTCTTAGGTATAGCATTCCTGGTCAAATACTTCTCAAGGTCCCGGGCAAGAAGGATAGCCCTAGCCGGCCTCCTAGGGGATATGTTACCCTGTATCTGGATAGCTTTAAGTATGGGCTGAGGTGTCCCTTGCAACCCTATTTCGCCCGGATACTTAGCGGGTTGAATCTATCCCCTGGTCAGTTGAACCCAAACGGTTGGAGAGTgctctctggtctgttcataCTGTGGGACAGATGTTTCCAAAGCGAGCCCACGGTCGACGAGGTGATGCACCTGTACCAGCTGAAAAGCAGCCCAAAAGATGCCGGCTGGTATTACTTCCAATCAAGTACCAAGACCAGGAAACCCATAACCGATCTCCCTACCGGTGGTGGTGGGAATTAGAAGAGAAAGTTCTTCTTTGCTGGGGGTCCTTGGGGTCAGGTCGCACAAATGGATGGGAAGGATTATCGGGTCCCACCCCGTTTCACggtcccaggttgcctgctcgcTTCAGATGTCTTGTATCCATAATTGTTCTTGTTTTATTGGCCTGTCTCTAACCAAGTGTCTGTTTGTGTTGCAGTTTCTTGGGGTGTCCACTTCTCGCTCAAACCTGACCAGCTCAAACGGGTCGAGGCGGTACTGGCCAATTCCTGCTCGAGCCGAGAATTGTTAAGTACATACAACCTGCTCGAGTCTCGCTTGATACTTCCTGGCCATAGGATGGAGGACGCTGTGATTGGGGCTCTGACCCGAAAACGTTCTCGACCTCCAACCACGAAGGGGGGCCAGGGTAAGGATGCCCCTACTGCGAAGCGGGCCAACATCGTGCAGCAGGCCCCACCCTTGAAGATTTTACCTCCTGCTCCTGAAAAAGTTGGGGAAGCTAGCGGAGCAGCCACAGATCCTGCTACCTCCTCTTCTCCTCCTGTCGGGCCTCGACCTCGCTTACCTGACAGCCGAGCTGAACACCTGGTCCCTTACCTCAATGAGTTAACTAAATTCGTGAGCAAGAAGGACCTGGAGGACTTTGACGGCCGCACCTTGGGTGAGCTGGTGGGGGCCATGCAGCATAGCGCTTTCCACCTCAGCTGCATGACTACCTATTACAAGGCCAAGGTCGGGCGCTACGACCGGAAGATGAAAGAGGACATTCAATCGGCGACGACCAGAGCTGACGTTGCCGAGAAGAAGGCAGGGGAGCTGAACCTCGAGAACCTGAACCTGATAGAGCAAGAATCACTTGCTCAAGCCAAAGCCGTTACCCTCGAGGAAGAGCTCGCCAAAGTCAAGGAGGATCTGCAAAGGCAGAAGGCTATGTACGAGGCCCAGCTCGAATCTCTCCGCGACTCCCACCGAGCTCAGGTCGAGAACATGGAGAGGGAGGCCGAGAACCAGTATGACCagggacttcggcattcctaTCGTTGCATCATGGCCGTTCTCGGGAAGCAACACCCTGATCTGAAGATGGACGACCTTGCAGCCGGTGTTGCTCAACATATGGACGAGGAGGCGGCCAAGGAGGATGCTGAAGGGGTTGAGCCGATCGTGATTGAGGAGGAAGACTCTCCTCCTCACGCAGCTCCAGTTCCTGCTGATGTTGGCGAGGCGAGCACCCCCCCGGACGCAACTGGTGATACCCCCCCTGCTCCTGAGGAGGCCCAGCCAACCGATGCTGATCCACCATCCTTTtgacatatttctttttgctttgtaatgaacaacgtttatgaattttatccCCCTTGTTAttcattaacaaattaatagaaatgttttttgtttactttcttgtgttgtaattatgaattaattttcgttTGAGAATCTGCTTGTCTTTGTCTAGACGAGCAGATTCCGGCTTGGCTCATGGTTTTGCTACATGCCTTTGAAGATTTTTCAATGACTGGGATTCGGTTtgccttcgcgcggtcgagcagatcccagatcctggcacgcttggcttctgtctcgccataagacaggctttgagactttgccGAGCCTTTACATGCCttaggaatttcttcgaagctcaggattctgctgccttttcgtggccgagcagatcctggcatgcttggcttctgtctcgccataagacaggctttgagacttgacgagcctttgcatgccttaggaatttcttcgaagctcaggattctgctgccttttcgtggccgagcagatcctggcatgcttggcttctgtctcgccataagacaggctttgagacttgacgagcctttgcatgccttaggaatttcttcgaagctcaggattctgctgccttttcgtggccgagcagatcctggcatgcctTGGATGGCTTCTTCAACGCTcaggattctgctgccttttcgtggccgagcagatcctggcatgcttggcttctgtctcgccataagacaggctttgagacttgacgagcctttgcatgccttaggaatttcttcgaagctcaggattctgctgccttttcgtggccgagcagatcctggcatgcctTGGATGGCTTCTTCAACGCTcaggattctgctgccttttcgtggccgagcagatcctggcatgcttggcttctgtctcgccataagacaggctttgagacttgacgagcctttgcatgccttaggaatttcttcgaagctcaggattctgctgccttttcgtggccgagcagatcctggcatgcctTGGATGGCTTCTTCAACGCTcaggattctgctgccttttcgtggccgagcagatcctggcatgcttggcttctgtctcgccataagacaggctttgagacttgacgagcctttgcatgccttaggaatttcttcgaagctcaggattctgctgccttttcgtggccgagcagatcctggcatgcctTGGATGGCTTCTTCAACGCTcaggattctgctgccttttcgtggccgagcagatcctggcatgcttggcttctgtctcgccataagacaggctttgagacttgacgagcctttgcatgccttaggaatttcttcgaagctcaggattctgctgccttttcgtggccgagcagatcctggcatgcttggcttctgtctcgccctaagacaggctctgagacttgacgagcctttgcatgccttaggaattTCTtcaggattgggattctgctgccttctcgtggccgagcagatcccggcatgcttggcttctgtctcgccgtaagacaggctctgagacttgacgagcctttgcatgccttaggaattTCTTCAGGATTgagattctgctgccttctcgtggccgagcagatcccggcatgcttggcttctgtctcgccgtaagacaggctctgagacttgacgagcctttgcatgccttaggaattTCTtcaggattgggattctgctgccttctcgtggccgagcagatcccggcatgcttggcttctgtctcgccgtaAGACAGGCtatgagacttgacgagcctttgcatgccttaggaatttcttcgaggattgggattctgctgccttctcgtggccgagcagatcccggcatgcttggcttctgtctcgccataagacaggctctgagacttggcgagcctttgcatgccttaggaattTCTtcaggattgggattctgctgccttctcgtggccgagcagatcccggcatgcttggcttctgtctcgccgtaagacaggctctgagacttgacgagcctttgcatgccttaggaattTCTtcaggattgggattctgttgccttctcgtggccgagcagatcccggcatgcttggcttctgtctcgccgtaagacaggctctgagacttgacgagcctttgcatgccttaggaatttcttcgaggattgggattctgctgccttctcgtggccgagcagatcccggcatgcttggcttctgtctcgccctaagacaggctctgagacttgacgagcctttgcatgccttaggaattTCTtcaggattgggattctgctgccttctcgtggccgagcagatcccggcatgcttggcttctgtctcgccgtaagacaggctctgagacttgacgagcctttgcatgccttaggaattTCTTCAGcattgggattctgctgccttctcgtggccgagcagatcccggcatgcttggcttctgtctcgccataagacaggctctgagacttggcgagcctttgcatgccttaggaattTCTtcaggattgggattctgctgccttctcgtggccgagcagatcccggcatgcttggcttctgtctcgccgtaagacaggctctgagacttgacgagcctttgcatgccttaggaatttcttcgaggattgggattctgctgccttctcgtggccgagcagatcccggcatgcttggcttctgtctcgccataagacaggctctgagacttggcgagcctttgcatgccttaggaattTCTtcaggattgggattctgctgccttctcgtggccgagcagatcccggcatgcttggcttctgtctcgccgtaagacaggctctgagacttgacgagcctttgcatgccttaggaattTCTtcaggattgggattctgctgccttctcgtggccgagcagatcccggcatgcttggcttctgtctcgccgtaagacaggctctgagacttgacgagcctttgcatgccttaggaatttcttcgaggattgggattctgctgccttctcgtggccgagcagatcccggcatgcttggcttctgtctcgccctaagacaggctctgagacttgacgagcctttgcatgccttaggaattTCTtcaggattgggattctgctgccttctcgtggccgagcagatcccggcatgcttggcttctgtctcgccgtaagacaggctctgagacttgacgagcctttgcatgccttaggaattTCTTCAGcattgggattctgctgccttctcgtggccgagcagatcccggcatgcttggcttctgtctcgccataagacaggctctgagacttggcgagcctttgcatgccttaggaattTCTtcaggattgggattctgctgccttctcgtggccgagcagatcccggcatgcttggcttctgtctcgccgtaagacaggctctgagactttgcgagcctttgcatgccttaggtgATTTTCTCGGTTTCAAGCGGGAGAAATTCCTCGACGTTCCATTAATGGCAGTATTTGACTTACATGAAATTGTTCGAATATAAAGCGCGAAAGATAAACAATAATGAACATAAGCAAAAATAGCCTTCAAATGGGAACAGGtcttactggaagtatttccggaggtgtgctgcgttccatggCCGTTTCACCTCGTGGCCGTCCGCGTGAACCAGCCTGTAGGCTCCGGGTCCTGCTatctgcttgactctatatGGCCCTTCCCAATTCGGCCCCAGCACTCCTTGAGTCGAATCTTTGGTGctctgattcactcttctcagtacccagtctccgaccctgaattgccgtatgttcaccttctggttataataCCGAGCAACCCTCTGTTGGTAGGTGACAGATCGCTCGGCTGCTTGCTCCCTCCTTTCCGTTagcagatcaagattcaaacatatctgctcgtcgttcTCCTGCTCATTGAAATGATCTGTCCGGTGTGTGGTCGTTCCTATCTCGGCCGGCACGACCGCTTCATGTCCGAAAGCCAAAGCGAACGGTGTCTCCCCAGTGGCGGTTTTGTGGGTCgttctgtatgcccatagcaCACCTGACAGCTCGTCAACCCACGCACCTTTCTTTGCTCCTAGCCTGGTTTTCAGAAGCCTTTTGATggtcttgttggctgcttctacttgCCCGTTCGACTGAgggtgagcaggcgagcaatacttcagctctatcccgaggttctggcagaaatccctgaagctgtgattatcgaactgcctgCCGTTATCCATTACCAAGGCATAAGGGATCCCGTATcgacagaccaggtttctccacacgaagtctgttgttttcttctctgtgatcctgctaagggcttccacctctatccacttcgtgaagtaatctatagcaactattgcatgtgtcgctgctcctcgtccctttggcaatgggccgatcagatcaattccccattgagcaaATGGCCAAGGGGAGGCCATGGAAgtgagcttctctggtggttggttGGAGAAGTTTgcaaaactctggcagctTGCACAACCCCTGGTCTTCTTTtgcgcatcctggtgcattgtcggccagaaatatccctgccttagaaccttgtgggccagggacctccc
This window contains:
- the LOC127903810 gene encoding uncharacterized protein LOC127903810, whose product is MDGKDYRVPPRFTVPVSWGVHFSLKPDQLKRVEAVLANSCSSRELLSTYNLLESRLILPGHRMEDAVIGALTRKRSRPPTTKGGQGKDAPTAKRANIVQQAPPLKILPPAPEKVGEASGAATDPATSSSPPVGPRPRLPDSRAEHLVPYLNELTKFVSKKDLEDFDGRTLGELVGAMQHSAFHLSCMTTYYKAKVGRYDRKMKEDIQSATTRADVAEKKAGELNLENLNLIEQESLAQAKAVTLEEELAKVKEDLQRQKAMYEAQLESLRDSHRAQVENMEREAENQYDQGLRHSYRCIMAVLGKQHPDLKMDDLAAGVAQHMDEEAAKEDAEGVEPIVIEEEDSPPHAAPVPADVGEASTPPDATGDTPPAPEEAQPTDADPPSF